The nucleotide sequence acagcaaattgccaacggtctcaatcacttgtcatcacttccatgagactcaacatctcatgtcttcctggatctgcCTCTTTCATAGGTTCCGTCCACAATTAGACACCAGCACTTCTATATgctgctgtcctcatccatatgcatcatatgacaATACCAGTGTAGTGTTCTctgttgcacaccacatctgatgccttttaTACCCAATTTTTCATTGAAGACACACTGCCATTGTGACAAAAAAGAAGAATTTTGTCACAATagcagcaattttggagaaggggatgagttgattacattgaccccagtgttcaaccggtacttaatttatcgaccccaaaatgatgggaggcaaaatcaaccttagcgtaataataataataataatgataatgataataataataataatgataataatcaggcagtggctctcatggcttctgatcttaactgattggaagtgttatcatgtacattgttttgtcttggtataaaatttgggctgcagcaaatattctgctcaataccacagatttgcttgtcagttgtttgaccttaaccagttgaacatgtcccttagtggctgacgatatgtgcatctctgatcatgagcagaagttgtgggggagcatcatagccatgggttgagagggattctttggggtttggataattcacctctggaaacatgggtggttctttcaacatccttaaacaacccttattcagggaccttttgagcggattgggttactcaacctgaagaaatttgtaACTGGGccgcacctgcaaggtcatgtgctgtttatcttgatatgagatcaccatgtcgcgcacatatggttgtgatgcatgtgcctagtgtacccttatcagacgggtagtcatgatgggtatattgggcttcttatattttaccccagtgtcactttgatggcatgcactgctctctcactcaataataataataataataataatgggttaaTGAACTATTTTCTTTTCCAGTTGAAATGGTGTGCCTGGGCTGCCGTCTATTGTTCTTTCATTAGTTTTGCCAATTCTCGTTCTTCAGAAGATACCAAACAGATGCTCAGCAGCTTCATGTAAGTTCTCTCACTGATTCTTATTTCACACTTGCAGTTGTCTGCATTCTTTAATGCTAACCATTACTGACATACACCGTTCatgatggaggcgcaatggcccagtggttagggcagcggactcgcggtcataggatcgcggtttcgattcccagaccgggcgttgtgagtgtttattgagcgaaaacacctaaaagttccacgaggctccggcagggtggaggcgcaatggcccagaggttagggcagcggactcgcggtttcgattcccagaccaggcgttgtgagtgtttattgagcgaaaacacctaaaagctccacgaggctccggcaggggatggtggtgatccctgctgtactctttcacgacaactttctctcactcttacttcctgtttctgttgtacctgtattttcaaggggccagccttgtcactctctgtgtcacgctgaatatccccgaggctccggcaggggatggtggtgatccctgctgtactctttcaccacaactctctctcactcttacttcctgtttctgttgtacctgtatttcaaaggggccgaccttgtcactctctgtgtcacgctgaatatccccgagaactgcgttaagggtacacgtgattgtggagtgctcagccacttacacgttaatttcacgagcaggccgttccgttgattcggatcaaccggaaccctcgtcgttgtatccgacggagtgcttccatccataccaTTCATGTTTTGTATCCATTTCTCCATAGGAGCCTcggttacatgaatatatatgttcagTTATTCAGTGatgttatttagctccaggtcaatcTTTGTTCTGCAGACTTTTGATCAAAGCctctctaaccatgaccatcttgtccTTTTTCAGATACAAATTATCTCAGATTATATCTGCTTTTTCGTTTTCTTAAAGAGAAGGCTATAATTCAtgagaaattttgctgctatttctagcagtggcCAACTTGAAGCTGGATAAACAAATATGTGGTTACTTAAACTACAGCCTACCATCTAGAAAAATGAAGCAATACATTAAGGAATGTAATCCAGGGCACACTGTGTCTagatggccatggttggaatgtctgCTCAACCAAAACCTGTGGGGGCTAAATAATAACACAGCTTGAGCTAAATCTATCATGAGGTTTTATTCAATACATGACTAACAAAGGCCAATTATATTGTGAATATTCTCTGGAAAGGCATGAACACCCCACAGTCTCCTATTTTAATTTTCTAGAAATTTGTTTCGTTTCTCATCAGAAATTATTCACTTCCGTAAAACGGACAAAGGGAGGGAACTGCAGTATTTCGTTAAGAACactgttgaagcatattctgttgtgtgtctggggagagtcattttctttttgtgccttattatttaacacactcaccggtaaaatttccacgtttttcttatttttattttcctaaaattttcgttgcgtcttgcaaccttttcaatagttttgactcaaataagaattaaatggaaattttaccggtgagtttgttacataataaggcacaaaaagaaaatgactctccccagacacaacagaatatgcttcaacacacgaactcatataaagaatcttgcaaaccaaatccaaaaacgaaatactgctgaagACGTTTATCACAGAACAGCTTGCATTGGTTTTGCTGTGTCAGAACTAGCGTCATCATCAATCAAATTGAGAGCCTCTATGGTCTCTTGACTTTCGAGAAAGACCAGTTAAATCTTTCTTTAATCACACAActggtggcacatgacctgctgtgcttgaggagacctattgagtcaagaacatcaacatcaatataaatatcaaatggaaattgtagttgtgatacttgtgctggtggcacgtaaaaagcaccatccgaacgtggccaatgccagcgccgccttgactggcttctgtgctggtggcacgtaaaaagcaccaaccgattgtggccactgccagcctcccctggcatgtaaaaagcactcactacactacactctcggatgatgatgattttaaaaagGAAGACCAATAGTAAAAGCAGAGTAGAGAGTAGTGTTATTTGAGCTGTTGTGTGGTGACAGTGCTGGTGGTTTAAGAACAACAGTGCCTACCTCTTAGGGTTCACATTTAGCCCCTATGACAcagctttcatttttatttatttttatttatttctaaccctatttctctttcttcttcaggTTGTCCATTTCTGCTGTTGTCATGTCATATCTACAGAATCCTCAACCGATGTCACCACCTTGGTAAACCAGCCCTCAACGGACAGTTTATCACAGGCACATTAATTACCTGGAACTCGCTTACAAATTAAACGCCGTCAGATGACAGGGCTGCAAAGGGAAAACATTTTTGGCAAAGTTGAAATTGCAAttgaacaacaaaagcaatacagTTGTTtaaaccaatgtgtgtgtgtaaactataatgaaaatattttaaaactgatattaACCAGTCTTTCTGAAAgttttctattttaataaatccttattaaaatcattattaatgaATTTAAACTTATTCAAATCAACATTTCTGGTTGTCAAAGgtaccttgttttcttttttgtcagtTTTGAACTgaaattc is from Octopus sinensis linkage group LG7, ASM634580v1, whole genome shotgun sequence and encodes:
- the LOC115213847 gene encoding protein Asterix — protein: MSASTVPSVNNAHDPRRPNKVTRYKSPPSGGPVDDPTPDYMNLLGMIFSMCGLMMKLKWCAWAAVYCSFISFANSRSSEDTKQMLSSFMLSISAVVMSYLQNPQPMSPPW